In Brachypodium distachyon strain Bd21 chromosome 2, Brachypodium_distachyon_v3.0, whole genome shotgun sequence, one genomic interval encodes:
- the LOC100828979 gene encoding titin homolog isoform X1 has translation MLRSTRRRSRKHERDERDRSDSDEDQRPLEQEGKKGSVRDSKGSDQHEKRLFPSLAKLPNAGEASGSSVEGQRKRKSRGDEEAVTGDDRWNGSGEDERLSYYDSKKSRNSDADVKGKSGGKLNESDRSNEAGRRKSEKEALLEEHSAREHHQVKGREKEQEAEKSNASKQVFTLKEDGMDQQYKMAKDRNRDHEKGNDGKHGASLKALSRTKEGKTEDMESDRPRNKSNGTDVDHQHQDELHSGERRHRKIKDHSDGKDESQSGSRDRQTMPRDVRTKVAGCYEEQHTDEKAKGDMSRGLEKRKEEKYKDDRSKAHDRYKNNKYIDDRQKEEERRGDERYKEESSRHEDRHRDGKYREERSREDRHNKDERYKEKPRNERSDNSSRERHRDDSYRNHRNQDGGSWDVRSSKDNTRDRSLEKHYKEEHSYSENRYNKNILYENEGNPSVADLRSSKYRDNNKGEKRSYEESALNGDRETHNAKEYHGDATKRRSEVGSEDLRREYEKFDSRKRDFERKSSTRSSTYPAKEQSRHCTKQEEPSPGEYGAALGRHRHASDFQSVEDQNKLDANCNELSLPSQNDGSLRSDGRSVHFSERLPSASDQQVLIRSNLRHSHDTSDGSMKKGNTRHNDLLLNRQATENYQTASPGHLHPPPDRSEMDSQIEFDDDNWSQIRERRSSSRSRRSGTVDNARGHGNTWNNPSSWSSPIPNGFGPFHHGPQIPGFHPAMHHFHQSLYGIRPSMETNHTGVPYPMHGHPESFSHCAQSFQWHNPAEDPYLSQLPGWDASRSVFEEHSHSYDRHELVRNKDPDFQQQSEVPPLSHTSDKPILTQFPGQNRSESAEVKTVDETNAEKTDAHAPKYRSNSKPVPSSVEVGSRFCSNYFKRLHISTSLASPELYKQCVTMTMELEPSASCKATMKRSLKSSKDEHGYQAHGFKHIMQSIFSGKTTSIFEKAMALYSSSAGSVKSKSPASSSQPESEEVIKGPSVDMVDEGHVTVSEVQALPCTGMSDEVHNNNPAHHGTDFGMSGDSGLAKDCSNIEEDNVTSDTGDKSFISNHLEGRACYTEEQVPNNGEGGLLPDAKALQPCCNSVGGITDVPKEQFSGVISDAAFASCPQACEGAIPDCSFNLNRIPCSPGST, from the exons ATGCTGAGGAGCACGCGACGCAGGTCCCGCAAGCACGAGCGTGATGAGCGGGATAGGTCTGACTCCGACGAGGACCAGCGGCCGCTGGAGCAGGAGGGTAAGAAGGGATCCGTTAGGGACTCCAAGGGCTCGGATCAGCACGAGAAACGGCTGTTCCCGTCACTGGCAAAGCTTCCGAATGCAGGCGAGGCATCTGGTTCATCGGTGGAGgggcagaggaagaggaagagcagAGGGGATGAAGAGGCTGTCACTGGGGATGATAGGTGGAATGGCAgcggggaagatgagaggCTTAGCTACTATGATTCAAAGAAGTCGAGGAATTCAGACGCTGATGTGAAGGGAAAGTCTGGAGGGAAGCTTAATGAATCTGATAGGTCCAATGAGGCTGGCAGAAGGAAGTCAGAGAAAGAGGCATTATTGGAGGAACATAGTGCTCGCGAGCATCACCAAGTGAAGGGGAGAGAGAAGGAGCAGGAGGCAGAGAAGTCGAACGCAAGCAAGCAAGTGTTCACTCTGAAGGAAGATGGTATGGACCAGCAGTATAAGATGGCGAAGGATAGGAATAGGGATCATGAAAAAGGGAACGATGGCAAGCATGGTGCATCATTGAAAGCTCTATCAAGAACCAAAGAGGGGAAAACAGAAGATATGGAAAGTGATCGACCAAGGAATAAGAGCAACGGAACTGATG TGGACCATCAACATCAAGATGAGTTGCACAGTGGAGAGCGGAGGCACAGGAAAATAAAGGATCACTCTGATGGGAAAGATGAATCACAAAGTGGCAGCAGGGACAGGCAAACCATGCCTAGGGATGTTCGTACCAAAGTTGCTGGATGTTATGAAGAACAACACACAGATGAGAAGGCCAAAGGTGACATGTCTAGAGGTCTGGAAAAAcgtaaagaagaaaaatacaaggaTGATAGGTCCAAAGCTCATGATAgatataaaaataataaatacaTAGATGATAggcaaaaagaagaggaaaggcGCGGAGATGAAAGGTATAAAGAGGAAAGCTCTCGACATGAAGATAGGCATAGGGATGGAAAATACAGAGAGGAAAGATCGAGAGAGGACAGGCATAATAAGGACGAAAGATACAAAGAGAAGCCTAGGAATGAAAGATCTGATAACAGCTCTCGGGAGAGACACCGAGATGATAGTTATAGAAATCATAGGAATCAAGATGGTGGATCATGGGATGTGCGATCGTCAAAGGACAACACTAGAGACAGGTCTTTGGAAAAGCACTACAAAGAAGAACATAGTTACTCAGAGAACAGATACAATAAAAATATACTTTATGAAAATGAGGGCAACCCATCTGTTGCTGATCTTAGGAGCTCTAAGTATAGAGATAATAACAAAGGGGAAAAAAGGTCCTATGAAGAAAGTGCTCTTAATGGTGATAGGGAAACTCACAATGCAAAAGAATATCATGGAGATGCCACTAAACGCAGGTCTGAGGTAGGTAGTGAAGATCTTAGACGGGAATATGAGAAATTTGATTCTCGGAAGAGGGATTTTGAGAGAAAGAGCTCCACTAGATCGAGCACATATCCTGCCAAGGAGCAAAGCAG GCATTGCACGAAACAAGAAGAACCCTCACCCGGGGAATATGGTGCTGCTCTTGGAAGACATAGACATGCATCTGACTTTCAGTCTGTTGAGGATCAGAACAAACTTGATGCCAATTGCAATGAATTGTCTCTTCCCTCACAAAATGATGGAAGTTTGAGATCTGATGGCCGATCAGTCCATTTTAGTGAGAGACTACCATCAGCGAGTGATCAGCAAGTTTTGATCCGGAGCAATCTGAGGCATAGTCATGATACTAGTGATGGCTCAATGAAGAAAGGTAATACTAGGCATAATGATTTATTATTGAACCGTCAAGCTACCGAGAATTATCAAACAGCATCACCAGGGCATCTCCACCCGCCACCTGATAGATCTGAGATGGATAGCCAAATAGAGTTTGATGATGATAACTGGAGTCAGATTAGAGAACGCAGATCAAGCAGCCGCTCTAGAAGAAGCGGTACTGTTGATAATGCAAGAGGACATGGTAACACTTGGAATAATCCTTCTTCATGGTCTTCACCAATACCTAATGGTTTTGGTCCTTTCCACCATGGGCCTCAAATCCCTGGTTTTCACCCAGCTATGCACCACTTCCATCAATCTTTATATGGGATACGGCCTTCTATGGAGACAAATCACACCGGGGTTCCTTATCCTATGCATGGACATCCTGAAAGTTTTTCTCATTGTGCACAATCATTTCAGTGGCACAATCCTGCTGAAGACCCATATCTCTCTCAATTGCCAGGTTGGGATGCAAGCAGAAGTGTCTTTGAAGAACACTCACACAGCTATGACAGACATGAACTAGTCAGGAATAAAGATCCTGATTTTCAACAGCAGTCAGAGGTGCCACCTTTGTCTCATACTTCTGACAAGCCTATATTGACGCAATTCCCAGGTCAAAATCGAAGTGAGAGCGCTGAGGTCAAAACAGTTGATGAGACCAATGCTGAAAAAACTGATGCACATGCTCCAAAATATAGATCTAATAGCAAGCCTGTGCCTTCTAGCGTAGAAGTGGGTTCTCGGTTTTGCTCTAACTACTTTAAGAGGCTTCACATTTCTACAAGCCTTGCTTCACCAGAGTTGTACAAACAATGTGTTACAATGACGATGGAGTTGGAGCCGTCTGCATCATGTAAAGCTACCATGAAACGGTCCTTAAAG AGTAGTAAAGATGAGCACGGATACCAAGCGCATGGTTTCAAACACATTATGCAATCCAtattttctgggaaaacaacTTCCATATTTGAG AAAGCCATGGCGCTTTATAGTTCAAGTGCTGGTTCCGTGAAATCCAAATCCCCCGCATCATCTTCACAACCAGAAAGTGAAGAGGTGATTAAGGGGCCTTCTGTGGACATGGTGGATGAAGGCCATGTTACTGTCAGCGAAGTGCAGGCATTGCCTTGTACTGGTATGTCTGATGAAGTGCACAATAACAACCCGGCACATCACGGAACTGATTTTGGCATGTCAGGTGACTCTGGGTTAGCAAAAGATTGCAGCAACATAGAAGAAGACAATGTAACCTCAGATACCGGAGACAAAAGTTTCATCAGCAACCATCTTGAGGGGCGTGCTTGTTATACTGAGGAACAAGTTCCGAATAACGGTGAGGGGGGGCTCCTTCCTGATGCCAAAGCTCTGCAACCTTGTTGCAACTCAGTAGGCGGTATTACTGACGTTCCCAAAGAGCAATTTTCTGGTGTCATTTCTGATGCTGCTTTTGCGTCTTGTCCTCAGGCGTGCGAAGGTGCCATACCAGATTGTAGTTTTAATTTAAACCGGATACCTTGCTCTCCTGGGAGCACTTAA
- the LOC100828979 gene encoding uncharacterized protein LOC100828979 isoform X5, with amino-acid sequence MSCMNKCTATFKTLVAKYKKLEAEHEALKADRKSQTEDTAQVAELLKRVAEVQVDHQHQDELHSGERRHRKIKDHSDGKDESQSGSRDRQTMPRDVRTKVAGCYEEQHTDEKAKGDMSRGLEKRKEEKYKDDRSKAHDRYKNNKYIDDRQKEEERRGDERYKEESSRHEDRHRDGKYREERSREDRHNKDERYKEKPRNERSDNSSRERHRDDSYRNHRNQDGGSWDVRSSKDNTRDRSLEKHYKEEHSYSENRYNKNILYENEGNPSVADLRSSKYRDNNKGEKRSYEESALNGDRETHNAKEYHGDATKRRSEVGSEDLRREYEKFDSRKRDFERKSSTRSSTYPAKEQSRHCTKQEEPSPGEYGAALGRHRHASDFQSVEDQNKLDANCNELSLPSQNDGSLRSDGRSVHFSERLPSASDQQVLIRSNLRHSHDTSDGSMKKGNTRHNDLLLNRQATENYQTASPGHLHPPPDRSEMDSQIEFDDDNWSQIRERRSSSRSRRSGTVDNARGHGNTWNNPSSWSSPIPNGFGPFHHGPQIPGFHPAMHHFHQSLYGIRPSMETNHTGVPYPMHGHPESFSHCAQSFQWHNPAEDPYLSQLPGWDASRSVFEEHSHSYDRHELVRNKDPDFQQQSEVPPLSHTSDKPILTQFPGQNRSESAEVKTVDETNAEKTDAHAPKYRSNSKPVPSSVEVGSRFCSNYFKRLHISTSLASPELYKQCVTMTMELEPSASCKATMKRSLKSSKDEHGYQAHGFKHIMQSIFSGKTTSIFEKAMALYSSSAGSVKSKSPASSSQPESEEVIKGPSVDMVDEGHVTVSEVQALPCTGMSDEVHNNNPAHHGTDFGMSGDSGLAKDCSNIEEDNVTSDTGDKSFISNHLEGRACYTEEQVPNNGEGGLLPDAKALQPCCNSVGGITDVPKEQFSGVISDAAFASCPQACEGAIPDCSFNLNRIPCSPGST; translated from the exons ATG TCCTGCATGAACAAATGCACCGCTACCTTCAAGACTTTGGTTGCAAAGTacaagaagctggaggcggagcacgagGCTCTGAAGGCTGACCGCAAGAGCCAAA CCGAGGACACCGCTCAAGTGGCGGAGCTGCTGAAGCGCGTCGCCGAGGTCCAAG TGGACCATCAACATCAAGATGAGTTGCACAGTGGAGAGCGGAGGCACAGGAAAATAAAGGATCACTCTGATGGGAAAGATGAATCACAAAGTGGCAGCAGGGACAGGCAAACCATGCCTAGGGATGTTCGTACCAAAGTTGCTGGATGTTATGAAGAACAACACACAGATGAGAAGGCCAAAGGTGACATGTCTAGAGGTCTGGAAAAAcgtaaagaagaaaaatacaaggaTGATAGGTCCAAAGCTCATGATAgatataaaaataataaatacaTAGATGATAggcaaaaagaagaggaaaggcGCGGAGATGAAAGGTATAAAGAGGAAAGCTCTCGACATGAAGATAGGCATAGGGATGGAAAATACAGAGAGGAAAGATCGAGAGAGGACAGGCATAATAAGGACGAAAGATACAAAGAGAAGCCTAGGAATGAAAGATCTGATAACAGCTCTCGGGAGAGACACCGAGATGATAGTTATAGAAATCATAGGAATCAAGATGGTGGATCATGGGATGTGCGATCGTCAAAGGACAACACTAGAGACAGGTCTTTGGAAAAGCACTACAAAGAAGAACATAGTTACTCAGAGAACAGATACAATAAAAATATACTTTATGAAAATGAGGGCAACCCATCTGTTGCTGATCTTAGGAGCTCTAAGTATAGAGATAATAACAAAGGGGAAAAAAGGTCCTATGAAGAAAGTGCTCTTAATGGTGATAGGGAAACTCACAATGCAAAAGAATATCATGGAGATGCCACTAAACGCAGGTCTGAGGTAGGTAGTGAAGATCTTAGACGGGAATATGAGAAATTTGATTCTCGGAAGAGGGATTTTGAGAGAAAGAGCTCCACTAGATCGAGCACATATCCTGCCAAGGAGCAAAGCAG GCATTGCACGAAACAAGAAGAACCCTCACCCGGGGAATATGGTGCTGCTCTTGGAAGACATAGACATGCATCTGACTTTCAGTCTGTTGAGGATCAGAACAAACTTGATGCCAATTGCAATGAATTGTCTCTTCCCTCACAAAATGATGGAAGTTTGAGATCTGATGGCCGATCAGTCCATTTTAGTGAGAGACTACCATCAGCGAGTGATCAGCAAGTTTTGATCCGGAGCAATCTGAGGCATAGTCATGATACTAGTGATGGCTCAATGAAGAAAGGTAATACTAGGCATAATGATTTATTATTGAACCGTCAAGCTACCGAGAATTATCAAACAGCATCACCAGGGCATCTCCACCCGCCACCTGATAGATCTGAGATGGATAGCCAAATAGAGTTTGATGATGATAACTGGAGTCAGATTAGAGAACGCAGATCAAGCAGCCGCTCTAGAAGAAGCGGTACTGTTGATAATGCAAGAGGACATGGTAACACTTGGAATAATCCTTCTTCATGGTCTTCACCAATACCTAATGGTTTTGGTCCTTTCCACCATGGGCCTCAAATCCCTGGTTTTCACCCAGCTATGCACCACTTCCATCAATCTTTATATGGGATACGGCCTTCTATGGAGACAAATCACACCGGGGTTCCTTATCCTATGCATGGACATCCTGAAAGTTTTTCTCATTGTGCACAATCATTTCAGTGGCACAATCCTGCTGAAGACCCATATCTCTCTCAATTGCCAGGTTGGGATGCAAGCAGAAGTGTCTTTGAAGAACACTCACACAGCTATGACAGACATGAACTAGTCAGGAATAAAGATCCTGATTTTCAACAGCAGTCAGAGGTGCCACCTTTGTCTCATACTTCTGACAAGCCTATATTGACGCAATTCCCAGGTCAAAATCGAAGTGAGAGCGCTGAGGTCAAAACAGTTGATGAGACCAATGCTGAAAAAACTGATGCACATGCTCCAAAATATAGATCTAATAGCAAGCCTGTGCCTTCTAGCGTAGAAGTGGGTTCTCGGTTTTGCTCTAACTACTTTAAGAGGCTTCACATTTCTACAAGCCTTGCTTCACCAGAGTTGTACAAACAATGTGTTACAATGACGATGGAGTTGGAGCCGTCTGCATCATGTAAAGCTACCATGAAACGGTCCTTAAAG AGTAGTAAAGATGAGCACGGATACCAAGCGCATGGTTTCAAACACATTATGCAATCCAtattttctgggaaaacaacTTCCATATTTGAG AAAGCCATGGCGCTTTATAGTTCAAGTGCTGGTTCCGTGAAATCCAAATCCCCCGCATCATCTTCACAACCAGAAAGTGAAGAGGTGATTAAGGGGCCTTCTGTGGACATGGTGGATGAAGGCCATGTTACTGTCAGCGAAGTGCAGGCATTGCCTTGTACTGGTATGTCTGATGAAGTGCACAATAACAACCCGGCACATCACGGAACTGATTTTGGCATGTCAGGTGACTCTGGGTTAGCAAAAGATTGCAGCAACATAGAAGAAGACAATGTAACCTCAGATACCGGAGACAAAAGTTTCATCAGCAACCATCTTGAGGGGCGTGCTTGTTATACTGAGGAACAAGTTCCGAATAACGGTGAGGGGGGGCTCCTTCCTGATGCCAAAGCTCTGCAACCTTGTTGCAACTCAGTAGGCGGTATTACTGACGTTCCCAAAGAGCAATTTTCTGGTGTCATTTCTGATGCTGCTTTTGCGTCTTGTCCTCAGGCGTGCGAAGGTGCCATACCAGATTGTAGTTTTAATTTAAACCGGATACCTTGCTCTCCTGGGAGCACTTAA
- the LOC100828979 gene encoding uncharacterized protein LOC100828979 isoform X10, with protein sequence MLTMDHQHQDELHSGERRHRKIKDHSDGKDESQSGSRDRQTMPRDVRTKVAGCYEEQHTDEKAKGDMSRGLEKRKEEKYKDDRSKAHDRYKNNKYIDDRQKEEERRGDERYKEESSRHEDRHRDGKYREERSREDRHNKDERYKEKPRNERSDNSSRERHRDDSYRNHRNQDGGSWDVRSSKDNTRDRSLEKHYKEEHSYSENRYNKNILYENEGNPSVADLRSSKYRDNNKGEKRSYEESALNGDRETHNAKEYHGDATKRRSEVGSEDLRREYEKFDSRKRDFERKSSTRSSTYPAKEQSRHCTKQEEPSPGEYGAALGRHRHASDFQSVEDQNKLDANCNELSLPSQNDGSLRSDGRSVHFSERLPSASDQQVLIRSNLRHSHDTSDGSMKKGNTRHNDLLLNRQATENYQTASPGHLHPPPDRSEMDSQIEFDDDNWSQIRERRSSSRSRRSGTVDNARGHGNTWNNPSSWSSPIPNGFGPFHHGPQIPGFHPAMHHFHQSLYGIRPSMETNHTGVPYPMHGHPESFSHCAQSFQWHNPAEDPYLSQLPGWDASRSVFEEHSHSYDRHELVRNKDPDFQQQSEVPPLSHTSDKPILTQFPGQNRSESAEVKTVDETNAEKTDAHAPKYRSNSKPVPSSVEVGSRFCSNYFKRLHISTSLASPELYKQCVTMTMELEPSASCKATMKRSLKSSKDEHGYQAHGFKHIMQSIFSGKTTSIFEKAMALYSSSAGSVKSKSPASSSQPESEEVIKGPSVDMVDEGHVTVSEVQALPCTGMSDEVHNNNPAHHGTDFGMSGDSGLAKDCSNIEEDNVTSDTGDKSFISNHLEGRACYTEEQVPNNGEGGLLPDAKALQPCCNSVGGITDVPKEQFSGVISDAAFASCPQACEGAIPDCSFNLNRIPCSPGST encoded by the exons ATGCTGACAA TGGACCATCAACATCAAGATGAGTTGCACAGTGGAGAGCGGAGGCACAGGAAAATAAAGGATCACTCTGATGGGAAAGATGAATCACAAAGTGGCAGCAGGGACAGGCAAACCATGCCTAGGGATGTTCGTACCAAAGTTGCTGGATGTTATGAAGAACAACACACAGATGAGAAGGCCAAAGGTGACATGTCTAGAGGTCTGGAAAAAcgtaaagaagaaaaatacaaggaTGATAGGTCCAAAGCTCATGATAgatataaaaataataaatacaTAGATGATAggcaaaaagaagaggaaaggcGCGGAGATGAAAGGTATAAAGAGGAAAGCTCTCGACATGAAGATAGGCATAGGGATGGAAAATACAGAGAGGAAAGATCGAGAGAGGACAGGCATAATAAGGACGAAAGATACAAAGAGAAGCCTAGGAATGAAAGATCTGATAACAGCTCTCGGGAGAGACACCGAGATGATAGTTATAGAAATCATAGGAATCAAGATGGTGGATCATGGGATGTGCGATCGTCAAAGGACAACACTAGAGACAGGTCTTTGGAAAAGCACTACAAAGAAGAACATAGTTACTCAGAGAACAGATACAATAAAAATATACTTTATGAAAATGAGGGCAACCCATCTGTTGCTGATCTTAGGAGCTCTAAGTATAGAGATAATAACAAAGGGGAAAAAAGGTCCTATGAAGAAAGTGCTCTTAATGGTGATAGGGAAACTCACAATGCAAAAGAATATCATGGAGATGCCACTAAACGCAGGTCTGAGGTAGGTAGTGAAGATCTTAGACGGGAATATGAGAAATTTGATTCTCGGAAGAGGGATTTTGAGAGAAAGAGCTCCACTAGATCGAGCACATATCCTGCCAAGGAGCAAAGCAG GCATTGCACGAAACAAGAAGAACCCTCACCCGGGGAATATGGTGCTGCTCTTGGAAGACATAGACATGCATCTGACTTTCAGTCTGTTGAGGATCAGAACAAACTTGATGCCAATTGCAATGAATTGTCTCTTCCCTCACAAAATGATGGAAGTTTGAGATCTGATGGCCGATCAGTCCATTTTAGTGAGAGACTACCATCAGCGAGTGATCAGCAAGTTTTGATCCGGAGCAATCTGAGGCATAGTCATGATACTAGTGATGGCTCAATGAAGAAAGGTAATACTAGGCATAATGATTTATTATTGAACCGTCAAGCTACCGAGAATTATCAAACAGCATCACCAGGGCATCTCCACCCGCCACCTGATAGATCTGAGATGGATAGCCAAATAGAGTTTGATGATGATAACTGGAGTCAGATTAGAGAACGCAGATCAAGCAGCCGCTCTAGAAGAAGCGGTACTGTTGATAATGCAAGAGGACATGGTAACACTTGGAATAATCCTTCTTCATGGTCTTCACCAATACCTAATGGTTTTGGTCCTTTCCACCATGGGCCTCAAATCCCTGGTTTTCACCCAGCTATGCACCACTTCCATCAATCTTTATATGGGATACGGCCTTCTATGGAGACAAATCACACCGGGGTTCCTTATCCTATGCATGGACATCCTGAAAGTTTTTCTCATTGTGCACAATCATTTCAGTGGCACAATCCTGCTGAAGACCCATATCTCTCTCAATTGCCAGGTTGGGATGCAAGCAGAAGTGTCTTTGAAGAACACTCACACAGCTATGACAGACATGAACTAGTCAGGAATAAAGATCCTGATTTTCAACAGCAGTCAGAGGTGCCACCTTTGTCTCATACTTCTGACAAGCCTATATTGACGCAATTCCCAGGTCAAAATCGAAGTGAGAGCGCTGAGGTCAAAACAGTTGATGAGACCAATGCTGAAAAAACTGATGCACATGCTCCAAAATATAGATCTAATAGCAAGCCTGTGCCTTCTAGCGTAGAAGTGGGTTCTCGGTTTTGCTCTAACTACTTTAAGAGGCTTCACATTTCTACAAGCCTTGCTTCACCAGAGTTGTACAAACAATGTGTTACAATGACGATGGAGTTGGAGCCGTCTGCATCATGTAAAGCTACCATGAAACGGTCCTTAAAG AGTAGTAAAGATGAGCACGGATACCAAGCGCATGGTTTCAAACACATTATGCAATCCAtattttctgggaaaacaacTTCCATATTTGAG AAAGCCATGGCGCTTTATAGTTCAAGTGCTGGTTCCGTGAAATCCAAATCCCCCGCATCATCTTCACAACCAGAAAGTGAAGAGGTGATTAAGGGGCCTTCTGTGGACATGGTGGATGAAGGCCATGTTACTGTCAGCGAAGTGCAGGCATTGCCTTGTACTGGTATGTCTGATGAAGTGCACAATAACAACCCGGCACATCACGGAACTGATTTTGGCATGTCAGGTGACTCTGGGTTAGCAAAAGATTGCAGCAACATAGAAGAAGACAATGTAACCTCAGATACCGGAGACAAAAGTTTCATCAGCAACCATCTTGAGGGGCGTGCTTGTTATACTGAGGAACAAGTTCCGAATAACGGTGAGGGGGGGCTCCTTCCTGATGCCAAAGCTCTGCAACCTTGTTGCAACTCAGTAGGCGGTATTACTGACGTTCCCAAAGAGCAATTTTCTGGTGTCATTTCTGATGCTGCTTTTGCGTCTTGTCCTCAGGCGTGCGAAGGTGCCATACCAGATTGTAGTTTTAATTTAAACCGGATACCTTGCTCTCCTGGGAGCACTTAA